A genomic segment from Rhinatrema bivittatum chromosome 19, aRhiBiv1.1, whole genome shotgun sequence encodes:
- the RPL18 gene encoding 60S ribosomal protein L18 translates to MGVDIRHNKDRKVRRKEPKSQDIYLRLLVKLYRFLARRTNSKFNKVVLKRLFMSRANRPPLSLSRLIRKMKLPGRESKTAVVVGCITDDVRIHDVPKLQVCALKVTSGARHRILKSGGQIMTFDQLAMAAPKGQNTVLLSGPRKGREVYRHFGKAPGTPHSHTKPYVRSKGRKFERARGRRASRGYKN, encoded by the exons GGAGTGGATATTCGTCACAACAAGGACCGCAAGGTGCGGCGGAAGGAGCCCAAGAGTCAGGATATCTACCTTCGGCTCCTGGTTAAG CTCTACAGGTTCTTGGCCCGGCGCACGAATTCCAAATTCAACAAGGTGGTACTGAAACGTCTCTTCATGAGCCGTGCCAACAGGCCACCTCTCTCCTTGTCCCGCCTG ATTCGCAAGATGAAGCTCCCAGGCCGGGAAAGCAAGACGGCCGTGGTGGTGGGCTGCATCACCGATGATGTGAGGATACACGATGTCCCCAAGCTGCAG GTGTGTGCCCTGAAGGTAACCTCAGGGGCTCGCCACCGCATTCTGAAGTCTGGGGGTCAGATTATGACTTTTGACCAGCTGGCCATGGCCGCCCCCAAGGGACAGAACACTGTCCTGCTGTCAg GGCCACGCAAAGGTCGTGAAGTCTACAGACACTTTGGCAAAGCACCTGGTACCCCGCACAGCCACACTAA GCCTTACGTCCGCTCCAAGGGCAGGAAATTCGAACGTGCCAGAGGCCGCCGAGCCAGCAGAGGATACAAGAATTAA